TTATTGAATCCTATGAGTATTTTTCTTGATCTAGACGTAGTAATAGGATTACTCACGTTTATATTTGGATTATTTTTCTTAGTATATTATATCATACAATTTTCAAAGAAAATAAAAAATGCAAGTACTCTAAGATATGATTATATAAGCTTAATATCATCACTACTTCTCGCCGCGCTTGTAGTAATTGGCGGTATTTCTAGCATTCACAATACTCTACTTTTAGAAGAATTAGCAGTTCTTCTGAGTAGTATTGTTGCCAGTTACATGCTTTTCTCTATTATAATAGATTATACATGTGAGAAGAAGTAATTTTGTAATGTTACTTGGCGGCTGATAGAAGACCATTATCGAAAAGCCAAGATGAACATCCAAGCGTGTGTTTGGAAATGTGCATCAGCCACTACGTAACATTACCAAAACCGACTATCGGCTGACCTACGAAACCATTGTCACCCTAGCACCTGTGGCGCTAAACGATGAAGGACTCAAAAAGGAAATTATCCGAAGACTCAAAGCGGAAGCCGACGGCGTCATCAAGAAAGCGTATCTTGACGCCCTCTCGCCCCTTGCCGATGGTGACGAGGCAATTGCGGCGGCGGTCAGGGAACAGGAGAAATTAAGGCGGATTGCGTAGATTGACGATTGATTCCCGGCCAGGCGACGCCGAGCGCCGTGAGCGAGCATCCGAAAAGTGTCGCTCCAGACCAAAGCGACTCGAGCCGGACCCAGAGGTGAACCGGCGCGCATCTGCGCCGGCGGCGGATCACTCAAGCGAACGGAGCCTCACGCCGGCAGGCGGCAAGCTCGGTCACGACCGCGCAAGGCGCAGGGGCAGGCGTCGGTGCCGACAACACCATGACGGAGGCGAACGCATGAACACTGAAACGGCGCTGAAAGTCCTTGAACGATGCAAGCCAAAACTCCAAGAGCAATACGGGGTGACGCGAATCGGGGTGTTCGGCTCGGTGGCGCGAAATGAAGCCGGCGCCGACAGCGATGTGGACATCGTGATTGAGATGGAGCGGCCGAACTTGTTTTTAGCCGCTCATATCAAGGAGGAACTTGAGGCCCTTTTGCAGCGCCCGGTTGATTTGGTTCGCTTGCGTCAGAGGATGAATCCGGCGCTGAAACGCCGCATCGAACAGGAGGCGATCTATGTCTAAAGGAACGCCGGTGCGGGGATCACGCTGGATCCGGTTGGTTGTATTCGCGCCGGATCGCCCATTTCAATCACCCGTTCCGGTCGTTTCCGCAAATGTACAAAGAACGCTGTAGTTTGTACACAACCCTCCCAGCAGGATTTCTCCCATGCCTGGACCCGTGCAATCAGCCAACCGTCGCAACAAGCACTTCGGGTTGGCGAATCCAAGATTCACCGCGCGCAGAAATTGCTCGGGGCGACCACCGAAACCGAAACCATCGAGCGCGCCCTCAATGCGCTCATTAGCGAACATGAACGCGCGTCCGCCGCTTGGAAGGCGCATGACCGGTTGCTCAAAGGTGAAGGTGCGATCCGTGACGTTTTCGGGAATCTGGAAGCATAAGTGCTCGGCATCATCCTCGACACGTCAGTTGACATCATGGCCATCCGGAGCGGCGATCTCAGCCTGCTCGCCCAGCGGCGGACGGCACGCACCCCGCTCAACGCCGTCCGGCGCGTCGGACGGTATCAGGCGAACGGACAAACCCAGCGGCCGGTCTGTGACATTCGACCGGGACGAACGCCTCGCGGCAGACCGGGCGCTTCGGATGCCCCTTGAAAAGAACGGTCGCCTAAACCTTATCGTTGGCGTCATGCGGTGGCTCCCCCCGCTGATTCGGCGTCATCCGGCTGACGTCCGCGAAGCCCTCGCTGAAGGGAAATCCCCTCGAAACCACGCCACTTGCCTGGTCGTCACCGGAAAAGCTTGGCGCTGACACCCGTCAAGCCGTCGCGTCAGCGAGGAAGCGCTCGCTTGTTCCTCTCCAGCTGGCGGCGCGACAGGCGGATGTGCGCCGGCGCGCCCGCCGACCGGTTCGTTGATCGCCCATGAGCAATGTGCGTGGACGCCATTTTTCACGCCCGACAATAGCAGGGTCGCCCGTTGCGAATGGTTTCGACGCCCTTTGCCCCGGAGGAGCTGGTTATCGCCTGTTTAGCTTCGTTGCTCTAAGTTTCGGGAGCAAGTTGAACGATCTTCCCGGAGGGAGTTTCCACCCATGAACATCCGCGCTTTCGGCTTGGCCGCCGTCCTCGCGGCGCTTTTGGTTTCGCCGGCTCTCGGCGACGAGAAATCGCGCAAGATCGCGCTCGAAAATTGCCCGCACCGGTTCGCAAGACGGTCGAGGAACAGGCCAGGGGCGGAAGAATTCGCGGCGTTGGCGCGGAAGTCGAGGACGGCACAACGGTTTATGAGGCGGAACTGGTCGTCAACGGCCGGAAACGTGACGTCCGGATTGACGAAGCCGGAACGGTGCTCGAAATCGAGGAGGAACTTCCCGTCGGCGAACTCCCCGAAAAGGTCAAGGCGGCCGCGACGCAAGCCGGGCGGATTCTCAAGGCCGAATCGGTGACGAAGGACGGCAAGATCGTCTGCTACGAAATCGACGTCAAGGCTCGCGGCAAGAAATCCGAACTCAAGCTTTCTCCTGAAGGCGAACGTATCGAGAGATAGCCGTACCCGCTCCGGGTTCAAATCGTCCATCGCGGCGCGGCTGCTTTTTGCCTACCGGCTTCGCTAGACGACCAAATGACGCCCATCAAGCCGGCGCGCGTTTTGATGAGCTGTCGCGTTTCGGATACACCCTACTGCGGTCGGTCGGCGCGCACCGGAGCACAACCGGTCAAGGAGGATGGACGCGATGCGGGCCTCTCCACGGGACTTGCAGGAACGGCGCCGGCGGACTGTGACGCGGGGTTGAAGACGGTGGTCGTGGCGGCCAAGCCTTGTTCAGTGTTCGGTGAACCGAAAACTGACCATTTTGCCCTTGGCGACTTTGCGCTCGCCGGTGAAGTGCTCAACGCCTTTCGGCATCAAAGATTAATTCGCCGGCGTCCGAATGGCGAGTCGGCTGCGCGCGTTGAGCGTGCTCAACGCCTTTCGGCATCTAAAGATTAATTCGCGCCGTTACCCTGACTGATTCTGATCCAATCATATATAGTCCGCACGTTCAAGGGCATACGCTGCAATGCTCGACCGACTCGCCACGTCCGTCGCCGGCAAAACCTCAAATCATTCATTTTCTTGGCTTTAGATCCTTTCAAGCGCTTCCTCGCGGTGCTCTTGACCGTAAAGACTTGATAATACAAGACTTGGCGTCGCGCCACCCGCCGCCCCCGTTGTCCAGACGGAGATGCTTGATGACAAAATCTCGATGCGCTTACGGGTCTCATCCCAAGTTCCCTCAGTTGACGTATCAACCACGCGCCGCGCACAGCTAGGACATAGGTGCACAACAAGTAGGTCATCTTCTCGCGCCGTGAGGCAAGCTATGTCGTAACGAAAGGCTTCCAGCTCCGTCCGCGTGGCATAAAAGCGGAAAACCGAATACTGTACCCGCTCGGCCTGGCCTTTTACCCGCTCATAAATCTTGCGCCACCGCTTGGGGTCGCGTACGTCGTAGCTCACCAAATACCAGTGCTTTTCCATAGTTTTCGCTCCTTCCAATCATTTTGTCGCCGCTCAGCGAAGCCGCATGCGGGCAAAAAGCCCGGGTCGTCCTGTCCATTCCTTTTCAAGCAGGCGGGCCTCAAGTTCGATGGTTCGGTGATACGAAAGCGAGTAACGCAAAACTGGATGTTTCCAGGTTTCCTGCTTGCGCTCTTCGTAAATCGCCAGAGCCTTGCGCTTGCCTTCCTGCGACAGCCAAGCCTTGTGCGGTGTGATGACAAAATCAGCCTCCGCATCCCATTGCCGGCGATTGACTGAGCCAATGACCGGCACGTCACCAAGCAACACCCGGAAAAGCTCCATCAAATCGAGCGCCAACGGATGAGCGGCGCTGCGCGGCGTATGCAAAAAGCCAAACGCCGGCTCCAAACCGACAGCCAAGAGCGCCGCCAAGCAGTCTTTGTAAATCAGCGCGTAGAAAAAACTGAGCAAGGCATTGAAACGGTCGCGCGGCGGACGCCGGCTGCGCCCCGTAAACGCAAACGCCTCAACTTGGACGAGTCTCGGCAGTGCGTTGAAGTCCGCCCGTCCGGCTTGCCCTTCGTACCCGCGCAGCTCGTCAGCCGTTGTGACGCGGGACAGCTGAGACAGCGCATGCCGCAAGCGCGTCAGGTCAGACGCGAGTTGCTCGTCGCGGGTTTCCAATCCCGAAGACGGACGTGTTGCGCGCAGCAGGTAGCGCAACTGGTTTTCAACCTTGGCCATCGCCAAGCGGCGCGCCAAATCCAGCCGAAATGACGGGTCGGACAACGCCGCGTACTGCCGATGCCGCCGCTGGACGCCCGGCGTCCCGGCGCTCAACGCTCCGACAACCTGCCCTCCGCCGGTCAGCCACTGGACGGCGATGCCGTTCGCCGCGCCGTAGTGCAACGCCTGCGTGGTAATTTGCGCGCTGCCGTGTATGACGACTGTCGCTACGTCGCGTCCCGGAAACTGAATTGCCGGGCGATCAGGAGCGTGCACAACAAGCTGTTCTGCGGCGCGCTCAACGCGGCTGCCTGGTTCCGTAATGTGCAACACGCGGCGCTCATCACGTTCCGGGAACAATCGGAGCGGCGCGCGCCCATTCGCGGACGGCTGGGTTTCCGGTTCAACCTCCAGCGGCGCTTCCTGCGCTACATCAAGCGCCAAACGCTCTTCTTCCGGCAGGCAAACCGGCGCGAGCGA
Above is a genomic segment from Chloracidobacterium sp. containing:
- a CDS encoding nucleotidyltransferase family protein, which codes for MNTETALKVLERCKPKLQEQYGVTRIGVFGSVARNEAGADSDVDIVIEMERPNLFLAAHIKEELEALLQRPVDLVRLRQRMNPALKRRIEQEAIYV
- the cas2 gene encoding CRISPR-associated endonuclease Cas2 — translated: MEKHWYLVSYDVRDPKRWRKIYERVKGQAERVQYSVFRFYATRTELEAFRYDIACLTAREDDLLVVHLCPSCARRVVDTSTEGTWDETRKRIEILSSSISVWTTGAAGGATPSLVLSSLYGQEHREEALERI